In the Glycine max cultivar Williams 82 chromosome 6, Glycine_max_v4.0, whole genome shotgun sequence genome, ATGTAAATtcttaactatctatttaaagttgtttttatgtgttcattgcttctatttgcacttaattattgcatgcttttggtatgatcacccattggtgtgtaaagttaggatttttagcattagaaaatgtattaatccttagaactggatagagcagggctagataactgcattgctagacatagagtgcAAGGTTTTAGGTTTTGATATGCTATGATTGTAATGTTATTTGGTTAGGCTAAGTTTGACGAGACATCCGAGAACgaggtttaattagaattattcCATTCATACGAGGAATCAGTGTTTGATATTTTAgtcctcagcatagaacacagaaataacattaaatagagaaaaatattttaattacatcaagcgttcagtagaaggacccaacgTTTCAAtcatctattttctctcccgtTTTGATAAGCGTACTTgtagttattttagatttacaacacatacattttttatttaattttgtttacatGGCTTTATATCAATGTCTGCTTGTTGAATGAAACTTCAccaaatgaaacaagttccctgagttcgatactcggttccttaccgttttattattactttaacaACTCGGTACACTTTCCGATAAAGTTCGGGACTGTCCTAGAGTTTGAACAGTTAGCAGGCCAATCATTCTATTGTTTCTTGGATGGTTATTCTGGATACAATCAGATTTCCGTAGACCCCAAGGACCAAGAAAAGACTACATTTATTTGTCCCTTTGGTGTCTTCACTTATAGGAGGATTCCATTTGGGCTATGCAACGCTCTAGCCACGTTTCAAAGGTGTATGCTGGCAATATTCACTGATATGGTGGAGAAATGCATCGAAGTGTTCATGGATGATTTTTTGGTGTTTGGTCCATCTTTTGATTGTTGTCTGACCAATTTGGAGCTGGTGTTGCAGCACTATGAGGAGACAAATTTAGTTCTAGGTTGGGAGAAATGTCATTTCATGGTCCATGAGGGAATTGTGTTGGGACATAAGATTTCTGCTAGAGACATTGAAGTAGACAAAGCCAAAATTGATGTCATAGAAAAGCTGCCCCCACCAGTCAGTGTAAAAGGCGTTAGGAGTTTCCTTGGACACGTCGGTTTCTACAGGCGTTTCATTAAGGACTTCTCCAAGATTGCAAAACCATTGAGTAATCTACTCAATAAAGATGTTCAAATTTGATGAAGAGTGTTTGGCAGCATTTCAAACTTTAAAGGATAGATTGGTATCAGCTCCAGTGATTACAGCTCCTGATTGAGCAAAgaatttgagctaatgtgcaaCATAAGTGATTACGCAATTGGTGCTGTTTTGGGGCAATAGAAGGAAAAAGTTTCACTCCATATATTATGCGAGTAAAGTCCTGAATGGTGTGCAACTGAATTATGCTACCACAAAGAAAAAGCTGCTTGCTATCGTGTATGCATTGGAAAAATTCAGATCCTATTTTGTGGGATCTCGAGTAGTTGTATTCACTAATCATGCAACCATAAAATACCTTCTCACAGATAGATTCCAAACCTAGGCTTATTAGATGGATCCTCttgctccaagagtttgacctTGTGATTAAAGATAAGAAAGGGTCAGAGAATTTGGTGGCTGATCACTTATCAAGGTTGATTAATGAATAATTAACTCATGAAGAGTTGGAAATCGGTGATGAATTCCTTGATGATTTATTGCTATTTTTGAATGAGAGACCATGGTTTGTAGATTTTGCTAATTACAAGGCTGCGGGAATCATTCCCAAGGATCTGAATTGGCATCAGAGAAAAAATTCCTTCATGATGCACGCTTTGATGTTTGGGATGATCCTCATTTGTTTAAGATTGGAACAGACAACCTATTGAGGAGGTGTGTGACCACGGAAAAGGCTAGAAGTATATTGTGGCACTGTCATAATTCTCCCCGCGGAGGTCATTACAGTGGGGACAAGACAACTGTGAAGGTCCTGCAATATGGTTTCTTCTGGCCCTCAATTTTTAAAGATGCACATGATCATGTGTTGCATTGTGATCAATGTTAGCGGACTGGAGGTATATCATGGAGAAATGAGATGCCCCTTCAGAATATCATTGAAGTAGAAGTTTTTGACTGTTGGGGTATTGACTTCGTCGGTCCCCTTCCATCATCTTATGGAAATGAATACATACTGGTGGCTGCGGACTATGTCTCTAAATGGGTAGAGGCTGTAGCTGCTCCACCCAAGAATGATGCCAAGATAGTCataaagtttttgaaaaataatatatttactcGATTTAGGGTTCCATGAGTCTTGATAAGTGACGGAGGTTCCCACTTCTGCAATGCCCAATTGCAGAAAGTACTGGGGCATTATAATGTCACTCACAAGGTGGCTTCCCCTTATCATCCCCAAACCAATGGTCAGGCTGAAGTATCCAACAGGGAATTAAAGAAGATTTTAGAGAAGACTATGGCATCCTCAAGGAAGGACTGGGCTACCAAATTGGATGATGCCTTGTGGGCTTATCGAATCGCTTTCAAGACTCTTATAAGACTGTCTCCTTTCCATATGTTCTATGGTAAGGCTTGTCATCTACCAGTAGAGATGGAGCATAAGGCCTATTGGGCACTGAGATTCCTGaattttgatgaagttttatttGGTGAGAAGCGAAAACTACAACTCCTAGAGCTGGAAGAAATGAGGCTCAATGCATATGAGTCTTCCAAGTTGTATAAACAGAAGATGAAGGCCTACCATGACAAGAAATTGCTGAAGAAGAGTTTTCAACCAAGACAGCAAGTTCTGCTCTTCAATTCTAGAGTTAAGCTGTTCCCGAGCAAACTCAAGTCCAAATGGTCGGGCCCTTTATACTATCATATTCATATTCCATGCTTCAATAAGAGTGCAAatggtaattttatttttttacttaaaaattattgacatatAAAACTTGCTTATTCAAGGTACCAAGTTTTTGACTGATATGTCTACCAGCTAAGTCCAATCCATGGGCTAATGGATTGGTCCGTGGAAtccctttccttcttcaacTCTCCACTCTGCAAGTACGTTTTAACGCAATCACATTCACGTCATGGATTTATTTCCAAAATAGGCTTTCTATAAAGGGAATAAATTCGCTTAGGGAATGATCATTATGGAAGGAAAAGTCTTATGGAACACCTTTTTCGTAAGCAAAAATAGTATTATCTGAAATAACCATTTCGGAAGGTTCAAAATGTACTTTTGGAAAGGCTATTCCGAATTGTGTTTTTTGCCTTTGGAATGGTTTTTCCATAAGTCAAAATTATACTTTCCAGAAGGTGTAAAATACACTTTCGGAAAGGCTACTATGGATTGCAGCTGTTGTTTCCAAAATGAGCTTTTCGTAAGCCCAATATTGATTTCCGGAACCCCCTTTCCGAAATACATAAAATACACTTCCGGAAAGGATGTTCTGGATTTACAAATCTGGTTCTGGAATAATCGTTCCTTAAGCTAAAGTTCTCCTAGAAGAGTCATTCTGGAAGTTGTTTTGGCTTACAAAAAGGCTATTCTAGAAGCCTTTTTTGCTTATGGAAAGCTCATTCCGAAAGGTTTTTTTGCTTATAGAAAGATCATTCtagaaacttttttttcttacataaaGGTTATTCCATAAACATTTTTTGGTTACAAAATGGGCACTCCAGAATGCAACCCCATTCACACCAAAAACCACACCCACCAAAACCCAACCTTAACCCCACCAGAAACCAATCCCAATTGCATTGGAACCCAAACCCACACCAGAAAGGAAAAAGCTTACCATCAATGACAACGGAGGAAGGGAATGAGGATGCGTGGCTTCAAGACGAAGGACGAAAGGAGCAAACTTCATGGAAGGCACCCCTCACGAGTGGGTTGAAGAAGGTGGTGCCAATTCATTAAGGGCAATAGggtaatttcaaacaaaatgaggggggggggggcggtACAAGATACACTTGTAGGATTGTAAGATTCAATTCCCCATCAATGGACTAAATTCATATACCCATCTCTCTagttgttataaatattttaagagaaatgCGAGCGACATTCTTTTTCATGTTGTCTTTCTGATACtctatatttgttaaaatttattaaaaatcatcaattttgaCGGGCTCACatctcaaaaaaattattagaaatagagtgtgaacaaaaaaaaatgttactagcACTCATTTTAATCATTGCCCTATTTAGTTGAATCAGTTGGTcaaagattcaatttttttaaatttatattgaaaCCCTGTTATTAACCATACCACCAAccaaattaattacaatccAAACACCTACAAAGGATGAACATTAAGGTTCCAATGTTGGATTAGCCCCCTCTTCAATCCTCCCCCACTGCTCTATAGTTTTTAGGGCCTATATAGTTGTGCAAGAATTCCATGCACGTTAATGTTCCTTCGTTGCCTTAACTTTCCCATTCAATTGGCATCTCCTGCACATCTCCTCAGATACTGTTTCTGCATCTTTCAATTTTCCCTTTGCACACAGCACCTTCACAAAAGTGAACAAAATGTCTTGGTTGATTACAAAGTTCTTGTCCATTATGTCATAACTGTCTTTGGTGTCATTTCTTCATCCCCGTCTTCACAATATCCCGCAAGTAAGCAATTATACATAGTGGCATCCAGGTTATGCCCATTCTGAAGCATATTCAAAATGAGCTCTTCAACTTGTTGCATCCTACCCTTCACTTTACAAAGACCACATATCACTATGCAATAAAACAAGAAGTTGGGCGGGCATCCCATCTTAGGCATCTGCTTCAAAAGAAGAACTCCTTTATCAAGCTTCCCCTCATCCACAAGAACTCTAAACACTGCATTAAAGCTTGACATACTTGGCTTAACACCCCTCACCATCATTTCCCACAAAAGCAACACTGCTTCACTTGGTTTTCTAATCTTGCAATACTCATTGACGACAAAAACCCGATATGCTTTCACATCTGGCTTCATCCCGCTACTAACCATTTCCCTCAAATGCTGAACAGTCTCATCAGACTACCCCACAATGCAAAACCCTTTCAATAAGCTAGTGTTTGTGGCAACGTCTTCTTTCAAACCATTCAACCGCATCCTACTCATCATCTTCCTGGCCTCGTCCGCTTCACCGCTCAAACATAGACCTTCAATCAAAGCATTATAGGTCACAACATTCAGGGAACACCTTCCATCATCTCCTTCAAGCACTCAAGCGCATCTCGAAAATCACTTCTCTTCGAATACCCTTCAATCAAAGTGGTAAAACACTCCACATCCGGCTTGCAACTCTTATTCTCAACCAATTTGTCAAAAAGCCTCGTGGCACCCTCCATATCACCTTTCTTACAAAACCCATGGATCAACGTGTTGTAAGTAACCATGTTGGGTTTGCAGGGAATTTCCTCAAACACCTTGCGTGCACTTTCGACCATGCCCACTTTGCATAACCCACAAATCATGGTAGTATAAGTGTAAACATCAAGTTCCAATATAGCTTCTGTGAGAACTTGATCGTAGATGGCCTTGGCAATGTTGACATAGTTGGCCCTCACGAGGACACCCAATATGGAATTGCAAGAATACACACAGCGTCCTTTGTGAAGGTATTGGCTTTGTGGAACCAATGAATGGCGCCTCTGACATCGCCACGGTGGCCGAGAGCATTGATGAACATGCTGACGAGGTTGTCGGAGAGTCAGTTGGAGTGACAGAGAAGGAGTAGGAGAGCAAGAGGTCGGTGATGGCAGCATAGTAGAAGGGTGTGTAGGAGTAGTGGTTGTGGTTGGAGGCCCAGTTGAAGAATTGAAGGGCATGGTGGAGAATGTTTTGGTTCTTGATAACGTTGATAACCAAGTTTGGGGTGTGGTGAGATGAGAACTGTTTGGGGGGTGAGTAATCTGGGCTTTGGGGATTTAGGTTTTGAAGGATTAAGGTGATGCAGGATACGAGGGAAAGGTTTAGAATTGGAGGTGTTGATGAAGAAGAAGGTTTGGCTATGGCTTCCGGAATGGCTGAGTGGCCATTGGCAGCAAACTAATTTGCCATTGTTTTGTTTCACTCCAAATATGTCTTTCACTTTGCTATTTGGTATCAACTTTATATTTCATGCGAGGAGTCCTATATTTTGGGatatctaaaaaaatacaaaacttcCCATTCGATCTCAGATCTCTCTCATCATACTACATTGTCTACTTGAATACCTAACTTATTACTTACGAGATTGGATGAATTTATTTGATCCCGCTTACTAGAACACTAAATATGGGGGCACATAATGCCCTAACTAtcaatttatttgatatttgcaataatatttttaacaaaattaaagaaataaaaatatgtcaTAAACGAAACATTGCATAAAGTTGATGGAACAaagaatgaattttaattttaagattcaTGTTCATAACTCTGATTTTGAGATAGAGACAGTGTCTAATTGTACTTGTTTACTGTAAGGTCATGAATCATAATGATGAATCACTTTTTGGATGTAGCAGGGCTGCTAAACCACCAACATCAGGAATTGGAGAGGGACGAGTTTGGTTCGGCCAGGCCATGACATGCAGCTAAATCATCTCATATTGGTCTATAGCTGAAGAGAGAATGTCCTTCATTTCAGATTGGTCACAGCAATGCACAAGGCCAGCAGAACAAGCACTCTTTGGCATTATGCTCTTGCATTGCAACCTTGATATCACCAGAAGGAACCCATTTACACTTGACTCTTCATGCATTTCTCTCACCCATCACGATCAGCTGGCGAACCCCTCATCATTGAATATATGTACACAAAGCCTTGCAGTAACACAAAACACAAAATCTAAGTTCTTGCCACTATGGTTGTTCAATAAGTGGATGTTTGAGTTGTCCTTGAGGGTCTTCAAAATCGGGTTTTGAAAAGGATCAGGGAGGTGTCTTTTGCAGACAGCTGTTGGATCCGTATGGGGATGTGTGCAGGCACATAATGAACAAGGCTCCAAACATAGCCTAACAAGTTCTCAAAACATGTTCTACACAAAATTGCTATAAAATACTTGATGAGGAATGAGGAGTGTTAATTAGCATTACACACCTCTTCAGTTTGTTTAATTTCCATGCCAAAGCACACTTTGCCAGGTTGAGGGATTAACACAACTGAAATTTCTGCTAGTCCAGGTAGAAACCACGAACTTATACCATGCATTATTTGGTTAGCATTGTTGATTTTTTGCTTGCTAGTAGCTATTTCCCTTTTCAAGAAATGAGTCTCTTCCTGCGTTAGAAGATTGATCCATTAACATGAGAAAAACACTTATGAAATAAAGAAGTAAGAAATCTGAAGAAAAAGTGTTTTACTGTGGAAGGAATTTGTTCTGTTTGGATATTGACAAAAACAAGAGGGACCCCAGAGGAAACTGCTGCACTAAACCATGCCATGCACCTAGCTGTGGTAGTATCGATGTAGTACTCACTAATTAGGGGCATAAATAGAATGAAGCTTATTACTGAACAACATTGGTCGGACAGATAGGTGCTTATTTTTATCTTGCAGTCATATTTGATCCCACTTCTGTGGAATTCTCTCCCCCGCTTGTTCACTCTCATGCTCATTTCTGCAAACTTGAGAGAGCTCAAAATGTTTGATTActgtcactactacaaaaatcatttataatgACGCACCAACAAGGATGATAGGCAGAAAACTGTTTTagaattttaagattttaagttCAACCACAGTTATTTAAAAACCCGTCTTCGTATATATTGAcccttcattttttctctcttatcttATCTTCTCGGGTGCTACACGTCTTTGTATATGTGTATTGAcccttcattttttctctctcttatcttATCTTCTCGGGTGCTACACGTCCTTGTATATGTGTATTGAcccttcattttttctctctcttatcttATCTTCTCGGGTCCTTGTATACActgacctttcattttcctttcctCATTGTTGCCTTCTGTATCTCCCTTCCTCTTTGTCGCTTTCTCTCACTGGCAGAGGACGACATGGGTGGATGTGGACACTCTCGACAGTGTCGACAAAGAGGAGGACAATGGAGACCCTTCAATGGTGCCTTCTTAGTCCACAGCTGTGGCATCATAGGCAGTGCGAAGGGTGGGAACGGCGTCCTGCCCGATGGCGATCGGCTTCACCTTCGGCGTCTTGGAGTAGCTGAACTAGAACTCGGACGACactgtggaagaagaagaagcattaCAACCATGGTAGGAAGAAGCCGTCGGCTTCCTAATAcagtttttcttataaaataattaggcCAGTGCCACGGCGGTGTGGAATTCATTGACGGCGAGTCTGAAGTGCAAGGTAATGAGGACCGTTGGCTGCGCGAAGGGGGTTTTGTCGCCGCTGAGTCCGTGCAGGTCGTCAGTGCTGCGGGCGGATCTATCGATGGCGTGTTAGGCATTCACGGCAGAGGAGGAGTACGTTGCCGGAGGGAAGGAGGAGAAGGGGAAGGGGAAGGAACGAGTGCCGGTGTTTGTGATGATGCCTTTGGACAGCGTGACGACGAGGAATGCGGTGAACTGAAAAAAGGTGATGAACGCGGGGATGGCTGCACTGAAGAGCGCAGGGGTAGAGGGGGTGATGATGGACGTGTGGTGGGGTTTGGTGGAGAGAGAAAAGCCTGGGGTTTGGTGGACACGGTGAACTCATGGAAATGGCGAAGAAGCATGGCCTCAAGGTGTAGGCTGTTATGTCATTTCACCAATGTGGCGGTAACATCGGAGACTCTTGCACGTGAGTCTTATGCAATCTccgcttccttctttttttttcttttttttttgtcatttttatttttactggtGAAATGTTATTAGATTCTAGATTAATTGGTTTTAACAATTAGAATTgttacttgtatttttttaatttaatttctgtgAATTGGTTTTGAAATCTGAAAACTAATTGAGTGACACCatgaaaagattttgtgaagatGTGTCAAACAAATGAGCAACTTTGGATTTAAAGCCATGAGAGTGAAAGGGAACTGCTCAATTTTGAAGAGCACACAAAGATGTTTGCTTGGCCTCAGAATCTCAAGCACCAAAGTGAATTAAGGACAAAATCTAGTTGTGACAGTGTTGTTGTTATAGTGAATATTTTCACTCTTGTTGATGCTTTCCTTAATGCTATAAGTATTTGTTGAATTATTTGACACCCTTTTGTCTTCTGACTATAAATCTTTGCTTTCATATGAAAGATGGAAGTGTctttcacttaattttttttcttacaaaattttcattttattcattaaaaaatgtatactacttttatataacattttttttctttttacatctaTCATCTCTTCTTTCTCGGTTGTACAAAAAATTATAGAGTACAATTTAATCATATAAGCACAACTtcttgtggaagcaaagcttccaagcttattttgatgatgccaaagactcaagtcaagaatcaagattcaagtaagtTTCAAGAAGCATAGAgtcattcaatcaagaatcaagattcaagagaagactcaagatatgcaagaacatcaagaaaagcatcaagataagtataaaaagaatttttcaaagaaaagattgaatagcacaatttttccaaaagaatttttcaaagaaaaatcttttaccaaagtttttactctctggtaatcgattaccataaggcagtaatcgattaccagaagcccaaaatagttttataactgttttacaaagtagtaatcgattaccatgggcatgtaatcgattaccaatgtttttgaacgttgaatttcaaatctcaagagtcacaacttgtgacaaaatattttcaaaatagtgtaatcgattacacaatatttgtaatcgattaccagtggtttctgaacgttggatttcaaacttcaacatgaagagtcacaacttttgataaaataaactgtgtaatcgattacaccataatggtaatcgattaccagtgactggttttgaaaaataaattgtcaaagagtcacaaattttaaagtgattagcttttgccaaaagtcacaattttcttaaagtgactggttgtgaagaaattgccaaaagtcacaacttttaacatggtttcttcaagagccatcaaatggctataaatatgtgaccatggcacgaatttcaaaAGGAGattttctcaacatctttctaagagtttttgttcaacacttgctttgtcaagaaaagttcattggacaaaaacttgtgctattctattttcttcctctccttcattcttacaaaaagtttttcaagagacctactcttggtgactgttttcaagagaaggtcttcttggttacaaacactgaacacaagggaccaacgctccttgggttcattgcaagaagcgggatttgcttcttggttgatcactggaGAGAAAAGACCAAcgtcttttgggttcattgcaagaagtgagtataacttcttggttgttatcacGGGACAtaagggaccaacgttccttggggtttattgcaagaagtgggaataacttcttggttgtaatcattGAACTCAAAGGAGGgaagtcctttgtggttcattgcttgtaaaggattttacaaggatagtggaaatctcaagcgggttgcttagggactggacgtaggcacgggttgtggccgaacgaGTCTAAATccggttttgcattctctctttccttaatctcttttactttctgttgtgtttatacttctttaagtttacttctccttatttattattcaagtaacttataattaaagaaataattgaatctagggaatatctaagaaagggaaattttcaattaagaatagtcaatgaaatcttaattcaaccccccttcttaaaatttctgaggccacttgtccaacacttCTCTTTTTAAAGTATCATTtactttattatcattttactatcatttttcctcttctttctctgttttacaaattaattatatcaaatattaaaacaaattatcacTGAGTCACCTCAACATCATTGGTTGGGGGTGTTGAATTAacctttttccttttaattggGTTACGATGTTATAACAAGTAATTTGAAttagttgtttaaaaaaatctgGTGCTCAAAGGATGGTGTCTTTTCTTTGGGAAAAAAAGTTAGATAAGATATGCTATCATAACTAGTGACAATAGAATGCATTGAAATATGGTCGTGTAAGAAGGTATTTGTTCCATTTGTGGTATTGACCAAGGATGAATATATGATGCATTCTTGGAGGGACTTTAGTTACCCACCCGTCTAGATTAATTGGATTTAACAATTAGAATTgttactagtattttttttagtttaatttttgcgAATTGGTTTCGAAATCTGAAAATTAATTGAGTGACACAATGAAAAGATttattgaattcttttttttttagcagTAGAGCATTCAAATTTCTGTATTTTTCATCTCtcaattttgttccaaaaataatatatatagtctAGGAATTGTTGAGGTTGATATCAAATATTGAAAACATAAATAGGTAGTTAAGTACTCAATCTTACCTAGCTGAGAAGGGGGATGAAAGAAGAATAtgctataattttaaatgtggTCTGTTATGAAGTATTATTATAAGATCATATGGAACAGCTTCACATTGTTATTCTCTGGTAGAATTTTAAGTTCCATTGAGATAAGTACTATAGGGACAAGGTCAAGAGCAAATAGATTTTATTCCATGATGAAGGGTGCGACTAGCACACAAATAATGCAATCATAACTCAAAACTATCTTTTGTTTAGACTCATTAACTCTTACAAATTTGCATTacttttatgattaaaattaattgctgCAGGACATGATATGTGCTATTGTTGAACTTGAAAGTGATAGAAACCTACTTGTTATGAGGGGCATTGCTTGCAGAAAAAGAAGTGAAGAGTTTATTGTAAGGGTATATACTTTGCGCTATTGTTATGAGGGGCATTGTTATAAGGCAACTCATAAATCCACTTTGCGCTATTGGAATTGCTATCTCTcagttaaagaaaatttttgATCCAGGTGGTTCCTCCTTTTCCTTATTAAAAACTTTTAGTGtatacactactagaaaacatTGTATTTACGACGCGCCATCTATGACGGTTTTGGAGAACCATTTTAGAATATGGCGCagtggcaattttgtaaataggggaacaaaaatttgtttttacgtCGTACATTTTAAGGCGATTAtaaataaccatcttagaatgtatggTAGTGGCAATCTTGTAATTGCGTAAAATTAAGACAACGACGGTCTTTGACCTAGGACCATCATAGTATAGCATAATTAAAACGACCTAAACGACGTCGCCTGTACATTGTGTCCCTCAGCCATTGTCTCAAGCATCCTTCGTTGTTCCTCAACCATtctctccctcatcctcacacACATTGTGTCCCTGAACCTCACGCACATTGTGTCCGTGAATCTCAAGCGCATCGAAGCCTACCATAGCTACAGTGTCTACCTCAAACCCTACAGTTTCTTGTTATTAGGTTAGAAGCCATCAAAAGTGTTTGCACGCCTCTGTACTCAACTCGTCACGCAGGTAATGTCGACAACCCTTAGTCTATTTCCCGTTTAATTGTTGATTTTGTATTGCGGCAAATAGAAGTTAGGCGACATTGACGAGCATTTAGAGAACTGCCAATACCAAACCAACCTAGTTGCGGTGTATTTATACTGTTATGGCCACAGTAGCATGATCAAACCACAAAGCATCGTTAGAGATTAAATTGTCTGTTTgaactttctttttgaattaatgTTGTGTTTTATGCTCGCTTAAACAAACAATATCTGTATTTGCCCACACAAACTCATCTGCTTCGATCAattgacttttttcttttttcatgacTTGATGCACATGCCATGGGGAaagtaaatttcaaatttagtagCCTATGTTACTTATATATGATCCTAGCTTAAGAAATGGTTGCCTTGATTTATTATGGAAAGAAGTTTTAGTTCAAAGTGCTGATGGGAAAATAATGTGCATAGATAAGCTAGGAGATTCAATGAACCTCAGTCACTCCAAGTTTAGAAGCCACTAAGGATCAAACCAAGTTTCCATCAGTGTAATTTCCAATGATGAGGTCAAGCTTGTCTTCCATGAAGTCAACTCTAGTCCCGGTCTCTTGTTTGTATGAAACATAGGTTGTATTGTTACTGACCCTATTTGATTTGAACTCATGCCCTTGTGTTGTGTGTTGTttatttcttgaagatgggtCTCAAGCTTTGTGTACTTGCTGCTTAGAACTTCAAGCATCATTCTTAGAGTGTTGTTTTCCTCTGTCACTCGTTATAACTCAGCTTTAATAGTTTCCACCTAATCCAAG is a window encoding:
- the LOC113001859 gene encoding pentatricopeptide repeat-containing protein At2g06000, with amino-acid sequence MPFNSSTGPPTTTTTPTHPSTMLPSPTSCSPTPSLSLQLTLRQPRQHVHQCSRPPWRCQRRHSLVPQSQYLHKGRCVYSCNSILGVLVRANYVNIAKAIYDQVLTEAILELDVYTYTTMICGLCKVGMVESARKVFEEIPCKPNMVTYNTLIHGFCKKGDMEGATRLFDKLVENKSCKPDVECFTTLIEGYSKRSDFRDALECLKEMMEGVP